The following coding sequences are from one Shewanella eurypsychrophilus window:
- a CDS encoding MFS transporter, whose protein sequence is MSNEEARIGGTNSVSETASASDASENISAKPVGIFYGWWIVLGAVIGLSLGYSVIAMSFGTFIKEFETAFGWTRGEISFGSTVIGITAIIFFPYAGVLVDKYGVKKILIPSTFLFGLVMASMSLLTPSLWHFYAMCILIPLLGAGTAPLTYSRLLVSWFDKKRGLALGIGLSGVGLGTTMVPFLASYFIENYSWREAYLVIGALIILVVLPITKFVLVNKPKDKGLVADGVVLTDKEIKHRAETEQAQSHVRVGYTAQEALKKKAFWLMVGSFVITGLTTSTLLVHLVPMMMDRGASLQEAVGTFAYLGMSIVGGRLIAGYLMDKFFAPYVVVVFMLGPIIGLAVFAMGATGEMAALSTGLIGIAIGAEFDVMAYFTTKYFGKRSFGAIYGYGYSGFKLGASVGPLIMGVAYDSLGRYTEVLWGMSATMIIACVLILMMGQYPQLPSRPVEKSSR, encoded by the coding sequence ATGAGCAATGAAGAGGCAAGGATAGGCGGTACTAATTCAGTATCCGAAACAGCATCAGCAAGCGACGCCAGTGAGAACATATCTGCTAAGCCAGTAGGAATTTTTTATGGCTGGTGGATAGTGCTGGGCGCTGTTATCGGGTTATCACTGGGCTACAGTGTGATTGCCATGTCTTTTGGCACATTTATTAAGGAGTTTGAAACGGCCTTTGGTTGGACGCGTGGCGAGATCTCGTTCGGTTCAACTGTGATTGGCATTACCGCGATTATATTCTTTCCCTATGCAGGTGTCTTAGTCGATAAATATGGCGTGAAAAAGATCTTAATTCCTTCCACTTTCCTATTTGGCTTAGTGATGGCGTCGATGTCGCTGCTAACTCCGTCACTGTGGCACTTTTATGCCATGTGTATTTTGATCCCCTTGTTAGGGGCGGGTACTGCGCCTTTAACATATTCCCGTCTGCTAGTGAGCTGGTTCGATAAGAAACGCGGCTTAGCATTAGGCATAGGTTTGAGCGGTGTGGGACTAGGCACCACTATGGTGCCGTTTCTTGCTTCCTATTTTATTGAGAATTATAGCTGGCGTGAGGCTTATCTAGTGATTGGCGCACTGATCATTCTAGTGGTACTGCCAATCACAAAGTTCGTGTTAGTCAACAAGCCAAAGGATAAAGGTTTAGTGGCAGATGGCGTTGTGCTAACCGATAAAGAGATAAAACACAGAGCCGAAACTGAGCAGGCGCAAAGTCATGTACGTGTGGGATATACCGCGCAAGAAGCGTTGAAGAAAAAGGCCTTCTGGTTAATGGTTGGCTCGTTTGTTATTACCGGTCTCACGACCTCGACCTTGTTGGTACATCTGGTGCCCATGATGATGGATAGGGGGGCAAGCCTGCAAGAAGCGGTAGGCACTTTTGCCTATCTGGGGATGTCGATTGTTGGTGGTCGCCTGATTGCCGGCTATTTGATGGATAAGTTTTTTGCGCCTTATGTGGTGGTTGTCTTTATGTTAGGGCCAATCATCGGCTTAGCAGTATTTGCCATGGGGGCTACAGGCGAGATGGCGGCATTGTCGACGGGGCTTATTGGTATCGCCATCGGCGCCGAGTTTGATGTGATGGCCTACTTTACCACTAAGTATTTCGGTAAGCGTTCATTTGGCGCTATCTATGGTTATGGCTATTCGGGCTTCAAGCTAGGTGCCAGTGTCGGACCGCTCATTATGGGGGTGGCCTATGACAGCTTAGGTCGTTACACCGAGGTTCTTTGGGGTATGTCTGCCACCATGATTATCGCCTGTGTGTTGATTCTGATGATGGGTCAATATCCCCAATTACCGTCAAGGCCAGTTGAAAAATCTAGCAGATAA
- the queG gene encoding tRNA epoxyqueuosine(34) reductase QueG — translation MSDSVFPLINSHPFTQAQLRSLTVKIKQWGQELGFAQIGICDTDLTAEEPKLQEWLDKGYHGDMNYMQAHGMMRARPHELHPGTIRVISARMNYLPPEAGFAANLKDPNLAYISRYAGGRDYHKMIRNRLKKLGQMIQAELDTMDAGKTNFRPFVDSAPILERPLADKAGLGWTGKHSLLLNQEAGSWFFLGELFIDLPLPVDIPIEEGCNTCVACIKSCPTNAIVEPYIVDGRRCISYLTIELQGAIPEEFRSLIGNRIYGCDDCQLVCPVNSKAPLTVESDFHTRDPLKQPELLTLFSWNEAEFLKITEGSPIRRIGHKRWLRNIAVALGNAPASQKIIDALEARKNSDEVDELVIEHIDWALIQQNERLIQQSNSISRKTQRVIRSVEKGLPRDA, via the coding sequence ATGTCAGACTCAGTTTTCCCCCTAATTAATTCTCATCCTTTCACTCAAGCACAGCTCAGATCGCTAACTGTGAAGATAAAGCAGTGGGGACAAGAGTTAGGCTTCGCTCAAATTGGTATTTGTGATACTGATTTGACAGCCGAAGAGCCTAAATTACAAGAGTGGCTAGACAAGGGTTACCACGGTGACATGAATTACATGCAAGCCCATGGCATGATGCGCGCAAGGCCCCATGAGCTTCATCCTGGTACCATTCGGGTCATCTCCGCAAGAATGAACTACTTGCCGCCTGAAGCTGGCTTTGCCGCTAACTTAAAAGATCCTAATCTGGCGTATATCTCCCGCTATGCCGGCGGCCGTGATTATCACAAGATGATCCGTAACCGACTCAAAAAACTCGGTCAGATGATCCAGGCTGAATTAGACACTATGGATGCAGGCAAGACCAACTTTCGCCCTTTTGTCGACTCGGCACCGATCCTGGAACGCCCATTAGCAGATAAAGCAGGCCTTGGTTGGACGGGAAAACATAGCCTACTACTCAATCAAGAAGCTGGCAGCTGGTTCTTTCTCGGCGAGCTGTTTATTGACCTGCCTTTGCCCGTTGATATTCCTATCGAAGAGGGCTGTAATACCTGCGTCGCCTGCATCAAATCTTGCCCGACCAATGCCATCGTCGAGCCCTATATTGTCGATGGCAGGCGCTGTATTTCTTATCTGACCATTGAGCTACAAGGTGCTATTCCAGAAGAGTTTCGCTCCCTCATCGGTAATCGTATCTATGGCTGCGATGATTGTCAGCTAGTCTGCCCAGTAAACAGTAAAGCACCGCTGACTGTAGAGAGTGACTTTCATACTCGAGATCCACTGAAGCAGCCTGAACTGCTCACATTATTTAGCTGGAATGAAGCCGAATTTTTGAAGATCACCGAAGGCAGTCCAATACGCCGTATCGGTCATAAACGTTGGCTAAGAAATATCGCCGTTGCCCTCGGAAATGCGCCTGCTTCACAGAAGATTATCGACGCTCTCGAGGCAAGAAAAAACTCAGATGAAGTCGATGAACTTGTTATCGAGCATATAGACTGGGCACTGATTCAACAAAATGAGCGATTAATACAGCAAAGCAATAGCATTAGCCGTAAGACGCAAAGAGTGATCCGCAGCGTCGAGAAAGGCTTGCCCAGAGATGCGTAA
- a CDS encoding dodecin, translating into MSHTYKLIELVGSSPISSDEAIKNAVTSAGQSLQHLRWFEVVETRGHIEAGLIAHWQVTIKVGFTIDP; encoded by the coding sequence ATGAGCCATACTTACAAACTGATTGAATTAGTCGGATCTTCCCCTATCAGCTCAGATGAAGCGATAAAAAATGCAGTGACCAGTGCAGGTCAAAGTTTGCAGCATCTTAGATGGTTTGAGGTGGTGGAAACCCGGGGTCATATTGAGGCTGGCTTGATCGCCCATTGGCAGGTAACGATCAAGGTAGGGTTTACGATAGACCCATAA
- a CDS encoding IS110 family transposase yields the protein MKITTIGLDIAKSVFHFVAVNQAGKLVKKKMLRRKDVMCFVAKIEPCLIVMEACGSANYWAREFQKLGHQVKLIAPQFVIPYRQGNKNDYNDALAIAEAAQRPNMRFVQPKPVEQQDVQMLHRMRQRLNKQSTALVNQVRGMLAEYGIVIAKSKAAFRKAFPDILSDENNELTVKGRYIFRQLHDEFSDIEKRLKSCDMQIVEERNTNPVCQRIETSPGIGPITSTAFYAAVGDGKDFTNGRHFSAWCGLVPKQHSSGGIDNLLGISKRGNAYLRTLFIHGARAVLQHCGGKQDKLSRWAYALAERKGFNKACVAVANKLARMTWAIAAREDEYRTFA from the coding sequence ATGAAGATTACTACAATTGGTTTAGATATCGCAAAGTCTGTTTTTCATTTTGTTGCAGTAAATCAGGCTGGCAAGCTAGTAAAAAAGAAGATGCTCAGGCGAAAAGATGTGATGTGCTTTGTTGCCAAGATAGAGCCATGCCTAATAGTCATGGAGGCCTGTGGTAGCGCAAACTATTGGGCTAGGGAGTTTCAAAAACTCGGGCACCAAGTGAAGTTAATCGCGCCACAATTTGTCATTCCCTATCGACAAGGGAATAAGAATGATTATAACGATGCCCTTGCCATTGCTGAGGCTGCCCAAAGGCCGAACATGCGCTTCGTACAACCAAAGCCTGTTGAACAGCAGGATGTACAGATGCTTCACCGAATGAGGCAGCGTTTAAACAAACAGTCTACAGCTTTAGTCAACCAAGTCAGAGGCATGCTGGCAGAATACGGCATCGTAATAGCGAAAAGCAAAGCGGCATTTAGAAAAGCGTTTCCTGACATTTTATCTGATGAAAACAATGAGCTGACAGTGAAAGGAAGATACATATTTCGTCAGTTGCATGACGAGTTTAGCGATATTGAGAAACGTCTAAAAAGCTGTGATATGCAGATAGTAGAAGAGAGAAATACAAACCCAGTTTGCCAGCGTATAGAGACATCGCCAGGTATAGGCCCTATCACCTCTACTGCTTTTTACGCAGCCGTAGGGGATGGAAAAGACTTCACCAATGGTAGGCACTTCTCAGCCTGGTGTGGCTTAGTGCCAAAGCAACATAGCAGTGGCGGTATTGATAACCTGCTAGGGATAAGTAAAAGAGGCAATGCCTATTTACGAACGTTATTTATACACGGCGCAAGAGCGGTCTTGCAGCACTGCGGAGGGAAGCAAGATAAGCTGAGCCGCTGGGCATACGCTTTGGCTGAAAGAAAGGGGTTCAATAAAGCTTGTGTTGCAGTAGCGAACAAGCTTGCAAGAATGACCTGGGCTATTGCTGCAAGGGAAGATGAATATAGGACATTTGCGTAG
- a CDS encoding GFA family protein produces the protein MTIGKCNCGEVVFELTSEIKDVYFCHCSICRGSTGANGIAVVVTDNENFRWVQGEESIKTWTKPNHDWQTSFCTQCGSSLPGKNDDARMYIPAGLLSNDTDTDNLKVAHHIWVDSKANWDEIAGGGIQHPEAFGSYVKPADTMKKAQY, from the coding sequence ATGACTATAGGAAAGTGTAATTGTGGTGAGGTGGTGTTTGAGCTCACCAGCGAAATCAAAGATGTTTATTTTTGTCATTGCTCTATTTGCCGGGGGAGCACGGGTGCAAATGGCATTGCGGTTGTGGTAACTGACAACGAAAACTTTCGCTGGGTTCAAGGTGAAGAGTCTATTAAAACTTGGACCAAACCTAACCATGACTGGCAGACTAGTTTTTGTACTCAATGCGGCTCCAGCTTGCCTGGGAAAAATGATGACGCTCGGATGTATATCCCAGCGGGTCTGCTATCTAACGACACTGATACTGACAATCTAAAAGTGGCCCACCATATTTGGGTTGATTCAAAAGCCAATTGGGACGAGATTGCAGGAGGTGGTATTCAACACCCAGAAGCCTTTGGCAGTTACGTCAAACCTGCAGATACCATGAAGAAAGCGCAATACTAA